One region of Glycine max cultivar Williams 82 chromosome 9, Glycine_max_v4.0, whole genome shotgun sequence genomic DNA includes:
- the LOC100499895 gene encoding plasma membrane-associated cation-binding protein 1-like — protein sequence MGYWKSKVLPKIKKVFEKNSTKKAAAAEATKSFDESKEEYNKAFEEKKTELQTKVVEIYEASSTEIKSLVKEPKEAGLKKNSTEVQKFLEELVKIDFPGSKAASEASSKFGPALASGSVFFVFEKVSTFIVTEEKEVEAPPAVETKTEEETSSVVKERETVVEEEKKEEEKPQADETSDEKKVEEKQAETAAKEEEKPAEPAEPPKP from the exons ATGGGTTATTGGAAGTCTAAGGTTCTTCCCAAGATCAAGAAGGTTTTCGAGAAGAATAGCACCAAGAAAGCTGCTGCTGCTGAGGCCACCAAGTCCTTTGATGAGTCAAAG GAGGAATACAACAAAGCCTTTGAAGAAAAGAAGACTGAACTTCAAACCAAAGTTGTTGAAATATATGAGGCTTCATCAACTGAAATCAAG AGTTTGGTTAAAGAACCCAAGGAAGCTGGTTTGAAGAAGAACTCCACAGAAGTCCAGAAGTTCCTAGAAGAGCTGGTTAAAATTG ATTTCCCTGGATCAAAGGCGGCATCTGAAGCATCTTCAAAGTTTGGACCAGCCTTGGCTTCAGGTTCAGTTTTCTTTGTGTTTGAGAAGGTGTCCACTTTCATTGttacagaagaaaaagaagttgaAGCCCCTCCTGCAGTAGAAACTAaaacagaagaagaaacaagtaGTGTTGTCAAAGAGAGGGAGACAGtggttgaagaagaaaaaaaggaagaggaaaAACCACAAGCAGACGAGACAAGTGATGagaaaaaagtggaagaaaaacAAGCTGAGACTGCTGCTAAAGAGGAAGAGAAACCTGCTGAACCAGCAGAACCACCAAAGCCTTGA
- the LOC100803560 gene encoding probable purine permease 4 has product MALSIKNSEIEFVDHEGGEALAHADLVSTMDNTTMQERADQKGIISTSKRYININMPLLVINYACLFVGSLSSSLLSKYYFTHKGSSRWVSTWVQTAGFPLLMIPICVPYLFKFTKRVPFTDFTPRMLIISISIGVMLGFNNLFFSWGNSYLPVSTSALLLSSQLLFNLLFSVIIVKQKITFSNVNCVILLTLSSILLGLDSSHERPKGLNQKNYFIGFFCTIGAGLMFALYLPLMEKIYKKVNCYQMVMEMQVIMEAAATALAIIGMTWDGGFSEMKVESQTVFDKGSRVYWVTVMGNVVTWQLCFMGTAGMVFLTSSLTGGISMTFLLSMNVLGGVVVFRDAFGGVKAVSTFLCIWGFCSYVYGIYKYNQMGEHKFAQTRNKNISSNDSSTEMIHILKH; this is encoded by the coding sequence ATGGCTCTTAGCATCAAGAAcagtgaaattgaatttgttgatCATGAAGGTGGAGAAGCATTAGCACATGCAGATCTAGTTTCCACCATGGACAACACAACAATGCAGGAGCGTGCAGATCAAAAGGGTATCATTAGCACTAGCAAGAGgtacatcaacatcaacatgccCCTTTTGGTGATTAACTATGCATGTCTCTTTGTGGGTTCACTTTCTTCTAGTTTGCTATCTAAGTACTATTTCACCCACAAGGGTTCAAGTAGATGGGTTTCAACTTGGGTTCAAACCGCAGGATTTCCTCTTTTGATGATCCCAATTTGTGTTCCTTATCTCTTTAAATTCACCAAGAGGGTACCCTTCACTGATTTCACACCAAGAATGTTGATTATCTCAATTTCAATCGGTGttatgttaggattcaacaaccTTTTCTTCTCATGGGGAAACTCCTACCTTCCCGTTTCAACCTCAGCACTTTTGCTATCTTCCCAACTACTCTTCAACCTTCTCTTCTCTGTCATAATAGTGAAGCAAAAAATAACCTTTTCAAACGTGAATTGTGTGATCCTTCTCACCCTAAGCTCCATCCTCCTAGGCTTGGACTCTAGTCACGAGAGACCAAAAGGGCTAAATCAAAAGAACTACTTCATTGGATTCTTTTGCACCATAGGCGCAGGCTTGATGTTTGCCTTGTATTTGCCACTAATGGAGAAGATTTACAAGAAGGTGAATTGCTACCAAATGGTGATGGAAATGCAAGTGATAATGGAGGCTGCAGCAACAGCATTGGCCATAATTGGCATGACATGGGATGGTGGATTCTCTGAGATGAAGGTAGAGAGCCAAACGGTGTTTGACAAAGGAAGCAGAGTTTATTGGGTGACAGTGATGGGAAATGTGGTGACTTGGCAGCTATGTTTCATGGGAACTGCAGGAATGGTATTCCTGACATCTTCATTGACTGGGGGCATTTCCATGACATTTTTGTTGTCAATGAATGTCTTGGGAGGGGTTGTGGTCTTCAGAGATGCATTTGGTGGTGTCAAGGCTGTGTCCACTTTTCTCTGCATTTGGGGGTTCTGCTCTTATGTCTATGGCATCTACAAGTACAACCAAATGGGGGAACACAAATTTGCTCAAACCAGGAACAAGAATATTAGTAGTAATGATTCATCCACTGAGATGATCCACATTTTGAAACATTGA
- the LOC100794553 gene encoding probable purine permease 4, producing MSPCIKKNTRSTEIEFVDQLEAGGEELAHADLVSPMDNTTLQLHADQKGSSSTNKRYINININMPLLVINYACLFVGSLSSSLLSKYYFTHKGSSRWVSTWVQTAGFPLLLIPICVPYLFKFTKRVPFNDFTPRMLIISISIGVMLGFNNLFFSWGNSYLPVSTSALLLSSQLLFNLLFSVIIVKQKITFSNVNCVILLTLSSILIALDSSHERPKGLTQKNYFIGFFCTIGAGLMFALYLPLMEKIYKKVNCYQMVMEMQVIMEGAATALAIVGMTWDGGFSEMKVESQMVFDKGSRVYWVTVMGNVVTWQLCFMGTAGMVFLTSSLTGGICMTFLLSMNVLGGVVFFRDAFGGVKAVSTFLCILGFCSYVYGIYKDNQMGEHKLASTRNKTISSNASSTEMIHIVNY from the coding sequence ATGAGTCCTTGTATCAAGAAGAACACTAGAAGTACTGAAATTGAATTCGTTGATCAGTTAGAAGCTGGTGGAGAAGAATTAGCACATGCAGATCTAGTTTCTCCCATGGACAACACAACATTGCAGCTGCATGCAGATCAAAAGGGTAGCAGTAGCACTAACAAGAGGTACATTAACATCAACATCAATATGCCCCTTTTGGTGATTAACTATGCATGTCTCTTTGTGGGTTCACTTTCTTCTAGTTTGCTATCTAAGTACTATTTCACCCACAAGGGTTCAAGTAGATGGGTTTCAACTTGGGTTCAAACCGCAGGATTTCCTCTTTTGTTAATCCCAATTTGTGTTCCTTATCTCTTTAAATTCACCAAGAGGGTACCCTTTAATGATTTCACACCAAGAATGTTGATTATCTCAATTTCAATCGGAGttatgttaggattcaacaaccTTTTCTTCTCATGGGGAAACTCCTACCTTCCCGTTTCAACCTCAGCACTTTTGCTATCTTCCCAACTACTCTTCAACCTTCTCTTCTCTGTCATCATAGTGAAGCAAAAAATAACCTTTTCAAACGTGAACTGCGTGATCCTTCTCACCCTAAGCTCCATCCTTATAGCCTTGGACTCTAGCCACGAGAGACCAAAAGGGCTAACTCAAAAGAACTACTTCATTGGATTCTTTTGCACCATAGGGGCAGGTTTGATGTTTGCCTTGTACTTGCCACTAATGGAGAAGATTTACAAGAAGGTGAATTGCTACCAAATGGTGATGGAAATGCAAGTGATAATGGAGGGTGCAGCAACAGCATTGGCCATAGTTGGCATGACATGGGATGGTGGATTTTCTGAGATGAAGGTAGAAAGCCAAATGGTCTTTGACAAAGGAAGCAGAGTTTATTGGGTGACAGTGATGGGAAATGTGGTGACTTGGCAGCTATGTTTCATGGGAACTGCAGGAATGGTATTCCTGACATCTTCATTGACTGGGGGGATTTGCATGACATTTTTGTTGTCCATGAATGTGTTAGGAGGTGTCGTGTTCTTCAGAGATGCATTTGGTGGTGTCAAAGCTGTGTCCACTTTTCTCTGCATTTTGGGGTTCTGTTCTTATGTTTATGGCATCTACAAGGATAACCAAATGGGGGAACACAAATTAGCTTCAACCAGGAACAAGACTATTAGTAGTAATGCTTCATCCACTGAGATGATCCACATTGTGAATTATTGA
- the LOC100794021 gene encoding DNA replication licensing factor MCM6, which translates to MEAYGGFMIDEKAVRVENAFLDFLKSFKSSSHRNELYYEAEIELMKSNDSNTMFVDFDHVIRFSDLLQQTISDEYLRFEPYLKNACKRLVMDLKPSIVSDDSPDKDINIAFYNMPIVKRLRELGTSEIGRLVSVTGVVTRTSEVRPELLQGTFKCLECGGVIKNVEQQFKYTEPTICTNATCSNRTRWVLLRQESKFADWQRVRMQETSKEIPAGSLPRSLDVILRHEIVEQARAGDTVIFTGTVVAIPDIMALASPGERSECRRDASQRRGSTAGNEGVSGLKALGVRDLNYRLAFIANSVQICDGRREIDIRNRKKDADDDNQQFTDQELEEIKRMRSTPDFFTKLVESIAPTVFGHPDIKRAILLMLLGGVHKFTHEGINLRGDINVCVVGDPSCAKSQFLKYTSGIVPRSVYTSGKSSSAAGLTATVAKEPETGEFCIEAGALMLADNGICCIDEFDKMDIRDQVAIHEAMEQQTISITKAGIQATLNARTSILAAANPAGGRYDKSKPLKYNVALPPAILSRFDLVYVMIDDPDDQTDYHIAHHIVRVHQKREGALAPAFTTAELKRYIAYAKILKPKLSPDARKLLVDSYVALRRGDTNPGSRVAYRMTVRQLEALIRLSEAIARCHLDNEVQPRHVRLAVKLLKTSIISVESSEIDLSEFQEENHDDGAGGGDGNDKNRDANDQVGNDAAAQQAAGNANDQVGNDATQQTANDQVGNDAAQQPAGNNGNSADGSKPQVRKLVMSDEYYQRVTSALIMRLRQHEEAVVQGNGLSGMRQKDLIQWYVDQQNERNNYSSMEEVQAEISKIKAIIESLIRREGHLIVVDDGQAAAAAAEPPGAPRNYRILAVAPNYVID; encoded by the exons ATGGAAGCATACGGTGGTTTCATGATTGACGAGAAAGCCGTTAGGGTTGAGAACGCTTTCCTTGATTTCCTCAAAAG CTTCAAGTCCAGTAGCCATCGGAACGAACTTTATTACGAAGCGGAGATCGAATTGATGAAGAGCAATGACTCCAACACCATGTTCGTCGATTTCGACCACGTCATCAGATTCAGCGACCTCCTCCAGCAAACCATTTCCGATGAATACTTGAG ATTTGAACCTTATTTGAAGAACGCCTGCAAGCGGTTAGTTATGGATCTCAAGCCGTCAATTGTATCCGACGATAGTCctgacaaggacatcaacattGCCTTCTATAACATGCCCATCGTTAAAAG GTTAAGGGAATTGGGTACATCAGAGATCGGAAGGCTTGTGTCTGTGACAGGAGTGGTGACGAGGACGAGTGAGGTTCGACCTGAGCTTCTCCAAGGAACTTTCAAGTGCCTAGAGTGCGGTGGTGTTATAAAGAATGTTGAACAGCAATTCAAGTATACTGAG CCAACAATCTGCACAAATGCTACCTGTAGCAATCGAACAAGGTGGGTACTGCTGCGCCAGGAGAGCAAATTTGCTGATTGGCAGAGGGTCAGAATGCAGGAGACGTCCAAAGAGATACCTGCAGGCTCCCTTCCTAGGTCATTGGATGTTATTCTTCGTCATGAGATCGTGGAACAGGCCAGGGCTGGCGACAC GGTGATTTTCACAGGTACTGTAGTTGCTATACCTGACATAATGGCATTGGCATCTCCGGGAGAGAGATCAGAGTGCCGCCGTGATGCTTCTCAACGCAGGGGTTCTACGGCTGGAAATGAGGGTGTGAGTGGTCTTAAGGCTCTGGGAGTCAGAGACCTCAACTATCGTCTAGCTTTTATCGCCAACTCTGTTCAG ATTTGTGATGGTAGAAGAGAAATAGACATCAGGAACAGAAAGAAGGATgctgatgatgacaatcaacaGTTTACT GATCAGGAACTGGAAGAAATTAAACGAATGAGGAGCACTCCAGATTTTTTCACCAAACTTGTCGAAAGCATTGCTCCAACTGTTTTTGGTCATCCAGATATTAAGAGAGCTATCCTTCTTATGCTTTTGGGTGGTGTTCACAAATTTACTCATGAAGGCATCAACCTCAGAGGAGACATAAACGTTTGTGTTGTTGGAGATCCCAGCTGTGCAAAATCTCAATTTCTTAA GTATACTTCAGGCATAGTTCCAAGATCTGTGTATACATCTGGGAAATCATCATCTGCTGCTGGCTTGACTGCAACTGTTGCCAAGGAACCAGAAACTGGGGAGTTTTGTATTGAG GCTGGTGCTTTGATGCTTGCAGACAATGGCATTTGCTGCATTGATGAATTTGACAAGATGGACATCAGAGATCAG GTTGCAATTCATGAGGCAATGGAACAGCAGACTATTAGTATCACAAAAGCAGGAATACAAGCAACACTTAATGCTCGTACTTCCATTCTTGCTGCTGCCAATCCTGCTGGGGGACGCTATGATAAATCTAAACCACTTAAG TACAATGTGGCCCTCCCACCAGCTATACTTTCAAGGTTTGATCTTGTATATGTTATGATTGATGACCCAGACGATCAGACAGACTACCACATAGCTCATCATATTGTGAGAGTTCATCAAAAGCGTGAAGGTGCTCTTGCTCCAGCATTCACTACAGCAGAACTGAAGCGTTATATAGCTTATGCAAAAATTCTTAAACCAAAG CTTTCGCCAGATGCCAGAAAACTATTGGTAGACTCTTACGTTGCTCTCCGTAGAGGTGATACAAATCCTGGGAGTAGGGTTGCATATCGTATGACAGTTAGGCAGTTGGAGGCATTAATCAGATTGTCAGAGGCCATTGCACGGTGTCATTTGGACAATGAG GTACAACCTCGTCATGTTCGTCTAGCAGTAAAACTGCTGAAAACTTCCATCATAAG TGTGGAGTCCAGTGAGATTGATCTGTCTGAGTTTCAAGAAGAAAACCATGATGATGGTGCAGGTGGTGGCGATGGAAATGATAAAAATCGAGATGCTAATGACCAAGTGGGGAATGATGCAGCAGCTCAGCAAGCTGCCGGAAATGCTAATGATCAAGTGGGAAACGATGCAACTCAGCAAACTGCTAATGATCAAGTGGGAAATGATGCAGCTCAGCAACCTGCTGGAAATAATG GAAATTCAGCAGATGGATCTAAACCCCAAGTGAGAAAACTCGTTATGAGTGATGAATATTATCAGAGAGTTACCAGCGCCCTTATCATGCGACTAAGACAGCATGAAGAGGCTGTTGTGCAAG GAAACGGTTTGTCTGGGATGAGGCAAAAAGATTTGATTCAATGGTACGTAGACCAACAAAATGAGAGAAACAACTACAGTTCGATGGAGGAGGTGCAAGCTGAAATTTCCAAAATTAAAGCTATTATAGag AGCTTAATTCGGAGAGAGGGCCATTTGATAGTGGTAGATGATGGGCAAGCAGCAGCCGCAGCAGCAGAACCCCCAGGCGCACCAAGAAATTACCGAATTTTAGCAGTGGCTCCTAATTATGTCATTGATTGA